Within Nitrospirota bacterium, the genomic segment GACATCCTTCAGGATGTCCTCAAGCCTTTTTGCTTCCGCTACAATAGATTGCAGGTATTCCTTCTGTTGCGCGTCATTTACAGGGAATTTCCCGAGCCTCCTCGCAAGTCCTCCGATAACGGTAACCGGATTTCTTATCTCATGCGCGACATTTGCCGTGAGCCTGCCGAGCGCGGATAATTTTTCATACTCCAGCAGTCTCTTGTCCAGCTGTTTCTTTTTTTTCTGGAACCGCGCCTTGCACCGCTCAAGGTGTGCTACACATTTCCGCAGGTCTTCTAGTTCACTGATCAGATGAGATTTTGTCCTTTTCTTGTCTTCCATGACAGGTGCCGGATGCAACAGAGAGCAAAGATTATTTATTAATAGTAATACAAATGAACAGAAAACACCAAATGATTACAGGGAAACGGCCTGCTGACATTCTGTGCACCAGTATCCTGCCGGTGACCCTGCATGTCAACAGGCTGCCAATAATTGGAGAAAAAATTCTTGCCACGAGTTCATCTGTGTTCTTCCACAAGTACAAAGTATCTATAAATCAAAGAGTTGTCAATATGGTACCAATTTTGCTAGAAAAATTCTGTTGGGAGATGATTCTTTCACACAACGGGGAGCTGAACCCCGTCTCTTATTTCCAGAAAGGAGGATGTATGAAAGCCAGACATCTTGCCGAGGCGATTATCCTGCAGTCGATTGAGGATCTGTGGGATAAGGACAGCAAAGAAGAGAGCATTCGGTTTTTTACCGAAGAGGATTTCAGGACATGCGCTGCAATTGCGAAAATAGACATAGCAGATCAGATCAGGATACTCACCATGCTCAGCGAACAGATAAAGAAGCTGCACAAACCGGCCAAAGCACGGAAGAAGACTTCTGCCAGATACATCTTCCCTGATTATGCATCGAATAAGGAATTGATTAGAACATAGCGCTTCTCTTGTCATTGATCGGTGAAGCAGGAAGGGCTCAACGAAAAATCACGTCCTGGCATTGATTCCTTTTCTTTCTCAGAAATCAAATCACTCAGCCCAAATCTGTGCGGAGATTAACCACTCCAAAATCCAGCGATAAGAATAATCATTGCGGGTGTTGTTGCGAGGCAGAGCCGGAACAAACCAGGAGCGGGATTCATTACTCTGTATGGAACAAGCTCCGCAATCTTGTCTTCTCTATCAAGATTGTCACATCCCGAATACTTTCGGGACTCGCAATGACTTGTTTGCCAGGTGTTTGAGATATTTATTGCTGGTTCTGAGCTAAAATATCCTTTAGTACAAATGTCGCTAAATATCAAAGTGACAGAACAATATGTGCAGACCGTTAAGGAGGTGCTGTTCTGACCCCATATCTTGTCCTGGTGTTTTTTCTCTATGTGATGAAAGAATGTGTCGGATACCTTCTGCAGTATCTGAATCTCCGTCACATGAAAAGACAAGGGCTGTCGGTGCCGCCGGAAATCGAGGGGCAGGTCGGTCTTGAACTGCTGAAAAAGACACGGGATTACGAGGAAGACAAGACGCGGTTTAGCTTCATTTCATCCCTGTCAGGAAATGGAGTGACAGTACTGTTCCTCTTCGGGGGACTTTTGAATGCCTATAATTCCTGGATCGTCTCTCTGCAATGGTCTTTTATCTTTTCCGGGCTGGTGTTTTTTCTTCTCCTGAGCTATGCAGGCTCGTTTCTGTCCATCCCGTTCAGCCTGTACAGTACCTTCAGTATAGAGAAAAAATACGGGTTCAATACCATGACTCCCAGATTATGGATATCTGATTTTCTGAAATCCCTGCTTCTCTCGACTGTTCTGAGCGCTGCCCTGATCTCCGCGGGACTTTGGATGATTCAGCTCAGCCCAGAGCACTGGTGGATATGGGTCTGGGGGTTTTTTCTCGTCTTCAGCCTTTTCATCATGTATATTTCACCTTATGTCATAGAGCCCCTCTTCAATAAATTCACGCCAATAGATGAGGCTGGTCTGGAGGACAGGATCAGGGAAATGATGGCGCGTGTGAACATTAAGGTAAGCAGTGTTTTCAAAATGGATGCTTCCAGAAGGAGCAGGCATACGAATGCATACTTCTCAGGGATCGGAAAGGTGAAGCGGATCATTCTCTATGACACGCTGCTCGAAAACATGAACCAGGAGGAAATACTCGCAGTGCTTGCCCATGAAGCAGGACACTGGAAAAGAAGACACATTCTGAAAATGATCGTCATGGCCGAAATCATCTCGTTCATCGGTATCTATTTCTCCTTCCGGGTGCTCCGGTCAGATTTTCTCACGCAACTGTTCATGGTCGAGCAGGGAACGTTATTTGCAAAAGTCCTGGTGCTCGGGTTCATGGCAAGTATTTTGGCCTTCCCGTTCACTCCCCTGGGCAGTTACATTTCCAGACGTTTTGAAAAAGAAGCTGACAGGTTTTCTTTCCAGCTTACGGGAAACCGGGAGGCCATGGCGAGCGCACTGATAAAGCTCTCAAAAGACAACCTTTCGAACCTCCATCCCCATCCGGTCTATGCGGCATTTTATTATTCACATCCCCCTGTTGTTGAGCGGATACGGAATATCAGGAAAGGCGCCCTGAAAGGGCATTCCCCTTCCGGCGTGTTGAAAAAGACACATGGGGATACAGACGGATCAGATGGATTGCCGAAATAAAATTCCCGGATGACGTGAATTACTGATGGGACCGGGAACGGAGGAGATACTCGAACAGCGGGGATTCAGAGAAAGGTTTTTTTGACGAAGCTGCGCAATGAGGGGGAGATTGAACACCGCTGGATCATTACAAAAAAATTTGATTTTACAAGGCTTTTCTTCGCAATGAGATAATTGCTGATTCTGCGGGGAAAGGATTCCATATCAAGAGATGTTTTTCTGCCTCCTGCACCACATCTCTCCACGCTGATCACCTTCCCGAGGATATTCTCCGCACAAACCGGGTCATCCAGCCCCCTTAAGGCATCTCCCTTTGTCTGAACAATATTCACCTTCTCTCTCCGCTGCATTCTGACGACCCTGTGGAGCAGTAAGGAATTGTCTGCTGCGGTGAAAAAGATCAGATCACCAACCTGCAATGAAGGAACGGGAATTTGTTTGATTGTCAGGACTTCTCCTCCGTTCAGAAAAGGAGCCATGCTGCGGCCGGTTACCTTCACCCTGAGAGTCAGTCCGCTGCGCAGGATTTCTTTGAAAAGCGCAGATGTGTATGGGGTAGCAAGGTCTCCGGTAAGATCTGGCGGGTTATGCCGAGAGAAAATTTTCAAGGATATCTACCACTTCTGTGCCGGGCCTGAAATGCAGCCTGTATGCCGGCACCCGGGAAGTCAGCTCTTCACAAAAGAAGAGAATGTGCGGCATTATCTCGCGGTCGTACCAAGGGACGGATACGACTGCGATAAGGCTCTCAAATGCCTCCCGCTGAGTTATCTGCTCTATCCTGTTATCATCGGCGTGTGCAAGGAAGAAAATTCCTTCCAATACAACGCTTTTATTCATCGCGATTCCGCCTTCTCCCGGCCAGGGCGTACCGAATACTCTGAATGCATTATCTGTCATTCTGACAGCGACTCTGTCATCGCTGAGCATATCAGCATATGCTTTTTTCACAAACTGCCGGGAAAGTGTAGTCTTCCCGGCGCCGGAACGCCCGGGAAAGATATAGCCTTTTTTATCAATAATGATCCCCGCTGCATGTACCAGAGCGCCTGCCCGCTGTGCAAGGTGATACATAAGAAGGATCTGGTCAAGGGGGTATCGCACGGGATTGGAGAGAAAGGGGCGGCCGTCTTTTTCAATCGCGAGATAGTCGCTGCAGTATACGGTTACCTCTGCAATATCATGATTCATTCTGGCGAGCCACAGAGGATGTTCCGAAACAGGGGGATTATACAGGACGCAGTAGTCGGAACCATCACGGAACATCGCCCATGCCTGTTCACTGTCGAAGATTTTGTTCATCCGGCCGGTGTCGGGTAGGGGAGTAGTTTCAAGAGAGATCCGCATATCGGCAGCAGCGACTGGTTCAGACACGAAAAAAGTCACATATGCTGGATCGTCATCCAGTGCTATCCCTGCATGATTGCATTGAATGTGCATACGGACAGACGCGATGTCCAGATTATGGATATCCGGCATGATTAGTTCTTTATGGATGAAAAATCCTATGAACCTGCTTTAGAGCACCTATGCGCCATGCAGGGAGGGGGCTTTATCGGGGCAGCCCCTGACTGGCTTGTTTTGCATCCTATTGCCAATACTTCGTCCGCAGTCAACTCAATTACCCTGAGCATTGGTTTCTCATATACAGGCTTTGTAGCAGTGTGTGTAAAATCGTCTTTCATTCCATCCCTCCTTTTTTTAGGGAATTTCTTGTATCATCTGAAAACGGGATCTGCCGAGGGCACAGAGATATGCGGAAGGAGCATCTTCGGAATTGTTCTCGAGCCTGAAAAAGGCCGGGCAGTATCCGCACAAGATTCTGTTGCTGCATGCCCTGCAGACATGGTCTGATGCAGGTTTTTTCTCCATGAGTCGGGGGATGACCATATTCCATCCCTCAATAAATCCCCCTTCTCTGAGGTCGAAACCAAGTTCCGTTGGCATCAGACAGGGCTGGAGAATGCCGTTTGGATCGATATAGAAATCCGTAACGCCGGCACCGCAATAATAGACCGTTTCCAGCGATGAAGTATCAGAATATCCCGCATAGAAATCCTTCCAGTCCCTGCTTCTGTCATCGTCTGCGAATTCGAACGCAACTGCATCTTCTGGAGGGACGCGAAGGGTTAGGGGTGATTGATCGCCGTCAAAACACGGAAATATTGCCGGGTCAAACCGGAACTTTACTCCCAGACTTCTCGCAAGGTTTTCCATGGCATGAAACTCATGGCGGTTCAGGGTCATGAGAATGGTTTTGAGTCTTACTGCGATGTTATGTTCGAGCAGTGTTGTGATCCCTGCAAGGCATTTTTCAAATGAGTCCTTTATGCCGGTGATATGTTCGTACGTTGCGGCAGTGGCTCCGTACACGCTTATCTCAACGGACTGGGGAGGCAGTTCTCTAAACAGGGCAGCCACGTCATCGGTTATCAGCGTCCCGTTCGTAAAGACACTCACCAGTATGCCGTTCAGTTTTATGTGCCTGTAGATATCAGGGAAATCCTTGCGCAACAGCGGTTCCCCGCCGGTAATCAGGATATCAAGGCAGCCTGCGGCTGTCACGTCATCGATGACAGACAACAGATGCCCTGTGTCCATCTCGCTCATGCCGTTTTTTTGCGCAGCAGGGATATAACAGTGCACGCACCTGAGGTTGCAGCGATGCGTAATGTCCAGGGTTCCGGATAAAGGAACACGCAGGGCTGTGAGCCTGTTGCTGAACCATTGGAAATATTCCTTATTGCTGAGAGTTGAGGTCGAACATTCCATTTTATTCTTTTCTGAGAATCAACCCTTCTTTCAGAAGCTGGGCGATGAACTCCTCGATATCGGCATCTGCCTGCCCCTGGCCGCCCTCAAAGTGGCTGATGGTTTCACTCCGGATATCACCGAGCGTTTTTCTGCCATCCAGCTGATTCCACACGAATGCAGCCACAGGATTCAGTGCAAAAATCCTCTGCATATCAGCCAGTTTTCCCTTGACCGGAACAAGGATGGTTTCTCCCGCGATCGAGCGGTGAACAATGTCCTCCTTCTTTACAAAGGTTTCCGACCAGATTCTGCCGTCAGTATGCATTATTGTCTATTTTAGTCTCAGTGCCGGGTCACCGGTAACGCCGTATAAGTCCATTATATATCCGGAGACACCCATTATGCCACCCTTTTCCAGGGTCTTGCGGACAATGTCTCCGAGGACTTTTGTATTGTCCACAAGATATGACTGGAAAAACGCCTTGTCCAGAGCGACCGCTTCAGGATTCATGGACATCCCGCTTGGTGAGAACACCGCAATAGCTCCCCCGTTCTGTTTCAGGATCAGCGCTTCACCCAATGTATCCAGCCCGGGGACCGTATGGTCTCCGGTAAGGCAGGTCATGGCGGTCAGAACAGGGAGACGCTCCATGTTATTCATTAAGGCAACATCATCTGTTGTCAGGAGACCGTCCTGGGACAGCCGGTCGAAGCCCGCGTGACCGATATAATTCAGCACCACGGCCCCGCGGTTGATGCCGTTCAGGGTAAGACTCCGTGCTTCCGACACGGAATGGTCAGAGAGATAGATTTTTTCTGTCGTATACTGGGAAGGTACAAGCGCAGCAACCGCATCGCTGTCTGCAGGGAAATTCCCTCCGGGTTCAGGATAATCGGCAAGCATGAGAATACGGTTCTTCCAGTCTCCGCCTGACGAGCTTTCATAGGAAATTATTTTATTCAGCAGATTCTGGAGTTCCTGTGAGGAAACCGCAGGCAGTCTGCCTATCGACATCTCAGGCACATGATCTCCGTTTACGTCAGCATAACGGTTGTCTGAAGGGAACAGGCCGTCAGGTGTGCCGATGATGAAAGGAGGCATGAGATTCGTTCCGTATCCGAGCCTGTCCTTGTAATCTTCCGTGCCCTTTCCTGCAAGCGCGACATAGCGGGGTGCCTTATTCCAGCTGTAGTAGGCATATGCGAGGAATTTCCTGATTGCCTCAGGTGAAAAGATACTGTCGCTGAATTCGTCCATGATGTCTTCTATCTCTACCACTGCGGTTTTCAGTCCCTGGGATTTCCGGTAGTCTGCAAGCGCCTGTGATGCTCCCTTGAGTTCCTTCGGGGTGATGACCAGATAATCGGCGCTGTTTGTCCTGCTCCTGAGCTGGGAAGGATGGTCCGCAAGGACAGAAAGAGGAGATTTGATGGCTTTGGACGAGAGTATAAAATATACAGAAGCAGGGGATGACGGCATGAAACTTGCGCGGTAATTGCCGGGTCCTTTACTGTCAATTGTCGTTCCTTGTATGAGTTTGACCTTGTCCGGTCTGGTGACATCGAAAACAAGGATTTTCGGGTCGGTAAATCCTTCGGCAGTCACTACAGGATTCCCGTTTGCTCTGGCGAGCAACTGATCATTTTCCGCTCTGTAGAGCCGGTGATAGCTCAGATCAAGGGAATCGATATACACGATGCTGTAAGGGACACCTGCGTCGAGCAGACCGTTCAGTCTCACGGTATTATTCCCGTCGGTCAGGTGTGACTGGCTGAAAGAGACGCTGAAAGTGTGCGGCTTGGCGCCATACCAGGTGCTTTCCCCGATTTCGGTGCCATTCATGCTTACAGACACATGATGGTCTGTGTTCGTCGCGCCCACGAGGTTGACGGTAAGGATCGCACTGCCGGATACCCCGGCAACTCCGCCCGCATTGATATCAATGCTGATGCTGCCCCAGTCGGGGTCGTCAGCGACTATATAGTCCCATAGCCAGTAATCGGACTCAGGATCAGTGAATAGGCCTGTTGCGGTCCAGAGGTCTTCCTCATAATGGACTGTATCGAAAAATGTCTGTACAACAGAAGCAGGAACAGGGCTCCTTCCGGAGATGCTCTCCATGAGCATTGCTTTGCCTTTTTCAAGCCGGTAGACATTCTTGTCGGTATAAAGGCTTTCAATACCCACCCCGTAGAAATAGATTCCTGCGTTGTTATCAGCAACCAAATAGGCGTGATCCTTTCCACGGTTCTTGAGGCTCAACTGACTGCTTAGCGCAGGATTTGCAGTGCCGCCCTGGAGCAGGAAAGAGATATCAGCCTTATTGATGAAATAGAGACCGTTTTCTCCTACCGTTATCTTGGCGGCTGCCGTCTGATTCGGGGCGGCAGGGGCGGGCGGGAGCGAGGGAGACGGTTTGCGGGAAAGTGCGGAATACCTTGATTTCTCTGTGTCCTGAATTGTTCCGCCTGCGAGGATTCCGGCTGTTGCCTGTGAGACGCGGCGGGCAGAGAGCTCATGTGCAGTCCTGCTGTATCCGGCATGCCGTTTTCCGCTCATGCCGAATGCTGAGAGGTGATTGTTTGCCTGTACTCGGTATGGTCCATAGGTGTTGTTTTTCCCGCTTGATTCAATCTCGACAAGCAGATACTCATAGGAGTTGCCGGCAAATGCATTGTTGTCCACATATCTGTAGGTGCCTCCCTGGGGAGCAGTGAGCAGTCCCGGAAGAAGTCTGTCATTGACCTGCAGATATTCCCCCGATGCCTTATCCAGGCGGTAGAGATAGAATCCGACAGTACCTGTTTCAGATGCAGTTGTCCAGGTTACCACTGTCCTGCCGTTCTCAACTCCTGCCGAGAATGAGGATATGACCGCACGGGTGATTACGAGCTGCTCACAGATCTTTGCCGTCTGATTGTAGCTCCAGTCGTTCGTGGTGTTGCTGTCGAATCCGTCGGATGTTCTCCTGATCGACCAGCCGGGAGATACGGTGCTTACATTCACAAATGCATCGTCCTGCCATATCCCTTTTGCGACCGCAGGAGAATCGTCTCCCAGAAAATCGGTATCCAGGGTGATGGTGGAACTCCATGCCACATAGTCTACAACCTCTCCTCCGGAATTATAGAGCAGTATCTGGTCTGATGGGGAGGAGTTCCGCGGGTCTCCGAAATCATCGGACGGGAAAGAAATGCACACATCATCACCGCCTGAACAGTTGCTGTCAGTGGCGCAGGGAGTGTTCGATACCGCGCAATACTTATTATACGATTGCGCAAAAAGATAGTATGTGCCATTCACCTCTTGATGCTGCGGCACTATTTCGTACAGGAAGACATAGAGTTTCTGCCGGGAAGCCAGCATGATGTCCGCATTGTTGAACTGCGGGATGGTAAACGTGAACCCGTCGCCGTCGGTAATCCTGTAACCTGTTACATTGACCGCTGCAGTTGAGGCATTGTAGAGCTGCACATATTCAGTCTGACAGCTTTGTTCCACGATTTTTTCCGGATAAAAAAGCACCTCATTGATGACGATCGCAGGGGCATTATATTTTGCGGTATCTGTTTTATTATTGTTTGTGGGTTCATTATCTCCGTCATTGCAGTCCTGATAGGTGACCGTGAGGATATCCCTGTCGGACGCTTCGAGGAGACCATTGTTGCGTACAAACGTTCCGGTAAAAGTTGCGGTTGTAAGCAGAGAGGGTATATTTCTGAAAACTCCCGACCCCGGAGAGGTCTCACGGAGGGTGACCGATTCGGAGTCTCCGCTGGAACTCGTGATCGTGACGGTTAATGCGATCGGTGCTGTACCCCCGGCGCAGTTCGTAAAATCGACTACCTTCAGATAGACCTGCTGACCGGGGCCGTAGAGTTCAACGTCAAGTGTGCCGCCGATGTCAGTAAAATATACCCTTCCTCCGCCGGGGACAACGAAAAGGGTTGCCCTCGTGGTTTCAGTGCGCGAGGAGCCGCCGCACTGGTAGTTATAGGTTGCAGTGACCGCACCGCCGTCATTGTCCTCCCAGAGACTGTCATTCGGAAGAATGGGTAACACGGCAATCATTGTATTCAGTCCTGCAGTGTTGCGGAAGACCCCGGTATTATTTCCGGTCTCGGTCAGCGTCAGTGTCTGGCTGTCATTTCCCGAGAGGCTGACAGTGATTGTCTGCTGGGTGTTCGGGTTGGTATTGGCAGAAAAATCCGTAATCGTTACATAGAGCTTATCGCTGGTCCACTGGTTGTTTGTGAGGACGAAATTCTCCGAGGGAAGTCCGTTTGCACGGGTGAACTGAATTAACGCATCGCAGGTCCCGAGCATGACCGCCTTGTCTGTCACGGTATATGCCCTTGAATTTGTATAGGAGACATATATGGTATTTTTTGAAAGCACTTCAAGGGAGCCGCTGTTATCGCTGTTATTGAAGTTGCCGTCAGATACTACCGTCTGGAGTATGGTGCTGCCTGTTCCCTTATTGACAAAAATTCCGGTATTCGGGCCTGTTTCACGGAGCCTGACCACTTCATCATCTCCGGTGACGGGATCCGTAACCGTTACATCTACAAACTCCTCAACACCTGGATTTCTATTCGCAAAACGGTCATTCAGATAAATATACACATTGGCGCCGATCGAATAGAGACTGACAAAATTGAGGTTGACATCGGCAAATTCGATAATCGGTGTGCCCTGGGGGATGATGATGTCACCGAATGTGATCGGATCTGCGTCAGAGAGATAATTCAGATCCATCATCCAGTCCTTCTGCAAAGGATCCTGATTCGATGCTCCGGTCGAGAAGACGAAGGCAACAGGGGAATCGGGATACAGCAACTGGTTGCCGTTGCTGTCCTTGAACGCGGTCATAGGGATCTGCTCCTCGATAAAATAGTCCCCGGTGCCGTCGTTTGCCGGTATTACCCGGGTATGGGACCTTCCCGGAGATCCTACGGGGCAGGACCCGGCGATGTCTCTGTTATATGCCCTGAAAAAATTTACCCTGACACCCTGCTCGTCCGGGTTGAGGATCTGGCTGTTGCGGTTGTCGTACAGCACCTGAAGCCTGTCGTAGTCCTTACTTGTCGAATCGTATCCTCCGTCAATGTCGATCCAGTATTCCTTGTACCCGTCTGCATCAATGTCAAACAGCACATTCCAGTGGTATGATTTGAAATCGTTTTTGTTTGTGGAAGGGTCTCCGGTCAGGCGCATGCGGAAAAAGATGTAATCGTCATTCATTGTAGAGAGATTTGTCGGATCATATTGAGTGTCTCCGTCGTAGTACCCGAAAGAAGGCGTGGCGTTTGGCCCGGGATTAATCGATGATGTGGCGCCGGAAGCAAGGTCAGTTGCTTCTGGCGGGACATTCGCCTGCCCGTGAGAGGGGTCTCCGGAGCCTGTTGACTCATGATCGCGTATGATCTGGCCCTTATAGGTATAATCTGCGGTATATCCCGGACTGTTGAACTTGTTCCAGTCAATCGCACAGTCGTTAAAGCCGGCATATGCGGGAAGGGCTGTAATCGAGAGTACAGCCAGGAAAGAAAACAGTCCTGCAAGGGAAAGAATCCCCTTGTGCCTATTGTGTTTCTTCAGGTACATGCGTTACCTCCATTGATGCAATAATATTTAATCTCAGTCTATTTACGAGCGAATATCAGGAGTCTACAATTGTCATACAATATACGCAATATGTCATACTAAGCAAGCTTTATGCCCGTTATCTGTCCCTTCATACCGGAGTCCGATTGACTCCATAAATTCGCAATCGTCTTTTCTCTCTCTTTAAGTATGCGACTTTATGGGATTTTTTGCATCCTACCCGGGTGGGGGATGCGAGGTTTTCCTTGCATGTAGTGCTTGTGGGGCATACAACACTGCCATTTTTTGTCATGTAACCCACAATGTTTCCCCTGTTCTCCGGAAAACACAGGAAATCTGTTAATATATTTTCCTGGTTCTTAGAAAAACCGCACGATGGAATGAAATGAAAAAATACCGCAACGGAATTCTGTCTCTGGTTCTTGTCCTCCTTGTGCTCGGCGTATGCGTCCCTCTACTCCATGCGGGTTCCGGTGATGACAAGAGTTTTCTCTGGGAAGTCCGTTCGGAAGAAAGCACGCTATATCTTTTGGGTTCCATTCATTTCATGAAGAAAGATGCATATCCTCTCGGTGAAACAATCAGGAATGCGTTCGAAAAAGCAGATATCCTTGTTGTTGAGGCGAATATTGACGATGTGAGCAAAGCAGACATGCAGAAATTGCTCGAAACCGCATTCTATCCGGGAAATGATTCGCTGCAAAACCATGTCTCGGGGGAGACCTATGAACTGGTGAAAAAGAAATTTGAACAGTTCAATATTCCCCCGCTGATTCTTGACAGGCAGAAACCCTGGATTCTTGCCTTAACACTCGAATCCCTTGAGCTTGCCGGACTGGGGTACACTCCGGAGTACGGAATTGACATGCATTTTCTTACACTTGCTTCCGGAAAAAAGAAGATCAGGGAGCTCGAGAGCATTGACTCCCAGATAGCCCTTCTGTCGGGCTTTCCCGACAGAGATCAGGAAGCTCTTCTGTTGTATACGATGAAGAATCTGGAATCGTTCGGAAAGGAAGTGGATGGTCTGGTTGCAGCATGGAGATCAGGGGATGCAGAACGCATGGAATCCCTGATAATAAAGAGCATTCCGGATGACCAGCGACTGGCTGCCATTTATGAGAAGATCATTTTTGAAAGGAATACCTCAATGACTGCGCGAATCGAAGATTTCCTGCGGACAAAAGAATCGTATTTTGTTATCGTGGGAGCAGGACATCTGGTCGGCTCAAGGGGCATTATAGAAAGGCTGAAACAGAAAGGATACCGCGTAACTCAGCGATAACAGAGGGAGGTGCTGAGATTTCCCATATAATCATCGACGGGTATAACCTCATCGGCATATACCATGAAGACCTGAAAAGGCAACGTGACATGCTGATCGAAAGCCTGATTGCCTACAGAAAAAGAAAGGGGCATGACATCACGGTGGTGTTTGACGGATGGAAAACAGGGCAGGGACATGAACATCATGGAGTCACCGGCGGTGTGCGTGTTATATATTCGGGGATCGGGGAAAACGCTGATGCGGTCATAAAGCGCCTTGTCTCCTCTGTCAAACGCCAGTGGATCGTTATTACGTCGGACAGGGATATCGCTGACCATGCATGGTCGAGGGATTCCGTGCCGGTGGCATCAGAGGATTTTCTCCGAGTCATTAGCAGAAGGGAGCCGCCGTATGATGAAAAAAACGGACCCTCGGAGGAATATCACAGACCTTCAGGGAAAGGGAACCCGAGAAGGATCTCCAAAAAGGCAAAGGCTGTCGGAAGGGCTCTGAGCAAGCTTTGATGGGCGGGATCACAAGAAACCTCGGGAAACAGAGACCAGGAGATACAGTAACCATTCTCTTCCTCATGTTTCTTTTTTTTCTTACGGTACTGTTTTATCCCGTCATACCAAAGGCACCTGTGCTGCTGCTCCTGTATTCCGGCCTTCTTGCAGGACAGATCATGTTCTTCAAACTGAGAAACAGCGGGAAGTTCCTCAGTTTTTTCTATGATCTGATATTTCCGACCATATGCGTGCTTGCAGTTTTTGACAGTCTTGAGTGGGTTGTGCACTACGTGAATCCGGAGGATATTGACCCGCTGCTGATCCGGCTTGACTATCTGATATTTGGCAATCATCCTACCGTGATGCTTGAAAGCGTCATGCACCCTTTGATGACAGATCTGCTGCAGATAGCATATACAACATACTATTTCATTCCGATAAGCCTCGGAGTGCTCCTTCTGCGAAGCAATCAGAGGGAAGAATTCAACAAATCATTGTTCCTGATTCTGTTCTGCTTTTATCTCTCCTATCTCGGCTATCTCCTTTTTCCTGCCCTTGGTCCGAGATTTACCATAGCCCATCTCCAATCGGCGGAACTGCAGGGGCTCTTTGTTACCGAACCACTGCAGAACCTCCTGAACAGGCTTGAGGGAATAAAGAGGGATGCGTTTCCCAGCGGGCATACCGGCATTGTGCTCACGGTGCTCTATCTTTCCTACCGTTACAGAAGAAGGTTTTTTCTGGTGGTTTTCCCTGTTGCGATGGCCCTTCTGTTCTCGACAGTCTACTGCCGCTATCATTATGTGGTGGATGTA encodes:
- a CDS encoding M48 family metallopeptidase, with translation MKECVGYLLQYLNLRHMKRQGLSVPPEIEGQVGLELLKKTRDYEEDKTRFSFISSLSGNGVTVLFLFGGLLNAYNSWIVSLQWSFIFSGLVFFLLLSYAGSFLSIPFSLYSTFSIEKKYGFNTMTPRLWISDFLKSLLLSTVLSAALISAGLWMIQLSPEHWWIWVWGFFLVFSLFIMYISPYVIEPLFNKFTPIDEAGLEDRIREMMARVNIKVSSVFKMDASRRSRHTNAYFSGIGKVKRIILYDTLLENMNQEEILAVLAHEAGHWKRRHILKMIVMAEIISFIGIYFSFRVLRSDFLTQLFMVEQGTLFAKVLVLGFMASILAFPFTPLGSYISRRFEKEADRFSFQLTGNREAMASALIKLSKDNLSNLHPHPVYAAFYYSHPPVVERIRNIRKGALKGHSPSGVLKKTHGDTDGSDGLPK
- a CDS encoding signal peptidase I, translating into MKIFSRHNPPDLTGDLATPYTSALFKEILRSGLTLRVKVTGRSMAPFLNGGEVLTIKQIPVPSLQVGDLIFFTAADNSLLLHRVVRMQRREKVNIVQTKGDALRGLDDPVCAENILGKVISVERCGAGGRKTSLDMESFPRRISNYLIAKKSLVKSNFFVMIQRCSISPSLRSFVKKTFL
- a CDS encoding radical SAM protein, encoding MECSTSTLSNKEYFQWFSNRLTALRVPLSGTLDITHRCNLRCVHCYIPAAQKNGMSEMDTGHLLSVIDDVTAAGCLDILITGGEPLLRKDFPDIYRHIKLNGILVSVFTNGTLITDDVAALFRELPPQSVEISVYGATAATYEHITGIKDSFEKCLAGITTLLEHNIAVRLKTILMTLNRHEFHAMENLARSLGVKFRFDPAIFPCFDGDQSPLTLRVPPEDAVAFEFADDDRSRDWKDFYAGYSDTSSLETVYYCGAGVTDFYIDPNGILQPCLMPTELGFDLREGGFIEGWNMVIPRLMEKKPASDHVCRACSNRILCGYCPAFFRLENNSEDAPSAYLCALGRSRFQMIQEIP
- a CDS encoding PqqD family protein, with amino-acid sequence MHTDGRIWSETFVKKEDIVHRSIAGETILVPVKGKLADMQRIFALNPVAAFVWNQLDGRKTLGDIRSETISHFEGGQGQADADIEEFIAQLLKEGLILRKE